A single Polyodon spathula isolate WHYD16114869_AA chromosome 6, ASM1765450v1, whole genome shotgun sequence DNA region contains:
- the LOC121317054 gene encoding thioredoxin-related transmembrane protein 1-like — MAGGAVLKALQFIVTNVYYHKLVVFVLISIVNGAKSGSGGQVLPVNDANWTLILQGEWMLKFYAPWCPACQQIQPDWENFAKKSKALGISVGKVNVTQEPGLSGRFLVTTLPTIFHAKEGLFRRYLASRTVEDLQSYIREKKWESVEPVPAWKAPSSIGMTGMSWLFRLSVWLRHIHSYLTETLGIPVWGSYTIFALVTLLTGLFLGLMLVLIVDCLCPSKTRYREVTTEVHEELSDGEQEGVPTEEKQQCDTEDEKESLSDRASREDSAGDEASGPEEQAVDTVDGLPSGNTAATGVRKRKPQVTESMNPSTNT, encoded by the exons ATGGCGGGGGGAGCGGTTCTGAAAGCATTGCAATTCATAGTAACAAACGTGTACTACCATAAACttgtagtgtttgtattaatTAGTATAGTAAACGGTGCAAAATCGGGATCAGGCGGCCAGGTATTGCCTGTCAATGACGCTAACTGGACGCTGATTCTTCAGGGAGAATGGATGTTGAAATT CTATGCTCCATGGTGCCCAGCTTGTCAGCAGATACAGCCCGATTGGGAGAACTTTGCAAAGAAGAGTAAAGCTCTTGGCATCAGTGTGGGAAAGGTCAACGTTACACAGGAGCCAG GTTTGAGTGGACGTTTTCTTGTCACAACACTGCCAACAATCTTTCA tGCCAAGGAAGGACTGTTTCGGAGATACCTTGCTTCCAGGACTGTGGAGGACCTTCAGAGTTACATTAGAGAAAAGAAGTGGGAATCTGTGGAGCCTGTGCCAGCATGGAAAGCTCCCTCTTCCATTGG GATGACAGGCATGTCATGGCTCTTTCGCCTATCGGTTTGGCTAAGA catatcCACAGTTACCTGACTGAGACGCTAGGAATACCTGTTTGGGGATCTTATACTATCTTTGCTCTTGTAACTTTGTTAACTGGACTTTTCCTTGGCCTG ATGCTAGTTTTAATTGTTGACTGCCTTTGTCCATCGAAGACTAGATACAGAGAAGTAACAACAG AAGTACATGAGGAGCTTTCTGATGGAGAACAGGAGGGTGTTCCCACAGAAGAGAAGCAGCAGTGTGACACTGAGGATGAAAAAGAGAGCCTGAGTGACAGGGCCTCGAGGGAAGATTCAGCTGGTGATGAGGCTTCCGGACCCGAGGAACAGGCAGTAGATACAGTTGATGGCCTGCCCTCAGGCAACACAGCCGCCACTGGAGTGAGGAAACGGAAACCTCAAGTAACAGAGTCAATGAATCCAAGCACAAACACTTAA